One Pseudomonas brassicacearum genomic region harbors:
- the rlmH gene encoding 23S rRNA (pseudouridine(1915)-N(3))-methyltransferase RlmH, which produces MRLRLIAVGSRMPKWVEEGWHEYAKRLPSELALELVEIPLNTRGKNADVARFIRQEGEAMLAKVGPNERIVTLEVHGKPWSTEQLAVELDRWRLDSRTVNFMVGGPEGLAPEVCARADQRWSLSPLTLPHPLVRILIGEQLYRAWTVLSGHPYHK; this is translated from the coding sequence GTGCGACTGCGCCTGATCGCCGTCGGTTCTCGCATGCCCAAGTGGGTGGAAGAAGGCTGGCATGAATATGCCAAGCGTCTTCCTTCCGAGCTGGCCCTGGAACTGGTGGAAATTCCGCTCAACACCCGTGGCAAGAATGCCGACGTGGCGCGCTTTATCCGCCAGGAAGGCGAAGCCATGCTGGCCAAGGTCGGGCCGAACGAGCGGATCGTCACCCTCGAAGTCCACGGCAAGCCCTGGAGCACCGAGCAACTGGCGGTCGAACTCGATCGCTGGCGGCTGGACTCGCGCACGGTCAATTTCATGGTCGGTGGCCCGGAAGGGCTGGCGCCGGAAGTCTGTGCCCGGGCCGATCAACGTTGGTCGTTGTCGCCGTTGACGTTGCCGCACCCACTGGTGCGGATTCTGATCGGCGAACAGTTGTATCGTGCCTGGACAGTCCTGTCCGGGCACCCTTACCACAAGTAA
- the rsfS gene encoding ribosome silencing factor, whose protein sequence is MTDKDVSKVKRKGTFKSAPLPVEAHTGVVLAGEELVKVAVAALEDVKAQDIQVIDVREKQSITDYMIIATGTSNRQIGAMLDKVREAVKAQGVKPLGEEGKGDSDWVLLDMDDVIVHMMTASARQFYDLERLWAGAEQSRSASAAHHSPENSHEHFTKLNKDQQ, encoded by the coding sequence ATGACTGACAAAGACGTAAGCAAAGTAAAGCGCAAAGGCACGTTCAAAAGCGCCCCGCTGCCCGTAGAGGCGCATACCGGCGTGGTCCTGGCGGGCGAAGAGCTGGTCAAGGTCGCCGTGGCCGCCCTGGAAGACGTCAAGGCCCAGGACATCCAGGTGATCGACGTTCGTGAAAAGCAGAGCATCACGGACTACATGATCATCGCCACCGGTACCTCCAACCGCCAGATCGGCGCGATGCTGGACAAGGTCCGCGAAGCGGTGAAGGCCCAGGGCGTCAAGCCACTGGGTGAAGAAGGCAAGGGCGACAGCGACTGGGTCCTGCTGGATATGGACGATGTCATCGTGCACATGATGACCGCCTCGGCGCGCCAGTTCTATGACCTGGAACGCCTGTGGGCCGGTGCCGAGCAGAGCCGTTCGGCCAGCGCCGCGCACCACAGCCCGGAAAACAGCCATGAGCACTTCACCAAGCTCAACAAAGACCAGCAATAA
- the nadD gene encoding nicotinate-nucleotide adenylyltransferase: MGDLDPSAAVTTTPPRRIGILGGTFDPVHIGHLRGALEVADALALDELRLTPSARPPHRDTPQVSAQDRLAMVECAVAGVAPLVVDARELQRDKPSYTIDTLELMRAELAADAQVFLLLGWDAFCGLPTWHRWEELLQHCHILVLQRPDADSEPPDALRNLLAARSVSDPLALKGPSGQIAFVWQTPLAVSATQIRQLLASGKSVRFLVPDAVLAYIDAHGLYRASN; the protein is encoded by the coding sequence TTGGGCGACCTCGACCCGTCAGCCGCTGTGACGACAACCCCGCCCCGGCGCATCGGTATCCTGGGCGGCACGTTCGACCCGGTGCACATCGGCCATTTGCGCGGTGCGCTGGAAGTCGCCGATGCCTTGGCCCTCGATGAGCTACGCCTGACGCCCAGCGCCAGGCCGCCGCACCGGGATACGCCGCAGGTGTCGGCGCAAGACCGTCTGGCGATGGTCGAGTGCGCGGTGGCCGGTGTGGCGCCGCTGGTGGTGGATGCCCGCGAATTGCAGCGGGACAAACCGTCCTACACCATCGATACCCTGGAGCTGATGCGCGCCGAGCTGGCCGCTGATGCCCAGGTTTTTCTGCTTCTGGGCTGGGACGCATTTTGCGGCCTGCCCACTTGGCATCGCTGGGAAGAGTTGCTCCAGCATTGCCACATCCTGGTGCTGCAACGCCCGGATGCCGACAGCGAGCCGCCGGATGCCTTGCGCAACCTGCTGGCGGCCCGCTCGGTGAGCGACCCGCTGGCCCTGAAAGGGCCGAGCGGACAGATTGCATTCGTCTGGCAGACGCCGCTCGCGGTATCCGCCACCCAGATCCGTCAACTGCTGGCCAGCGGTAAGTCGGTACGTTTCCTGGTGCCCGACGCGGTCCTGGCCTACATCGATGCGCACGGGCTGTACCGTGCGTCGAACTGA
- a CDS encoding glutamate-5-semialdehyde dehydrogenase — MTESVLDYMTRLGRAAREASRIIGRASTAQKNRALQAAANALDAARAELSAANELDLAAGRANGLEPAMLERLALTPARIDGMIVGLRQVAALPDPVGAIRDMSYRPSGIQVGKMRVPLGVVGIIYESRPNVTIDAASLCLKSGNATILRGGSEAIHSNRAIAACIQRGLAEADLPAAVVQVVETTDRAAVGALITMPEFVDVIVPRGGKGLIERVSRDARVPVIKHLDGICHVYVSAHAELPKAQRIAFNAKTYRYGICGAMETLLVDQAVAQDFLPSMAAQFREKGVELRGCERTRAIIEAAAATEEDWNTEYLAPILSIRVVDGLDQAIEHINRHGSHHTDAIVSENLGETRRFVAEVDSASVMINTPTCFADGFEYGLGAEIGISTDKLHARGPVGLEGLTCEKYIVVGDGQLRGQGPV, encoded by the coding sequence ATGACTGAGTCCGTTCTTGACTACATGACCCGCCTGGGTCGCGCCGCTCGCGAAGCGTCGCGCATCATCGGCCGTGCCAGCACCGCGCAGAAAAACCGCGCCCTGCAGGCCGCCGCCAATGCGCTGGACGCTGCGCGCGCCGAGTTGTCCGCCGCCAATGAGCTGGACCTGGCCGCCGGTCGGGCCAACGGCCTGGAGCCGGCCATGCTCGAGCGCCTGGCGCTGACGCCGGCCCGCATCGACGGCATGATCGTCGGGCTGCGTCAGGTCGCGGCGCTGCCGGACCCGGTCGGGGCGATCCGCGACATGAGTTATCGGCCGTCGGGCATCCAGGTCGGCAAGATGCGCGTGCCCCTGGGCGTGGTCGGGATCATCTACGAGTCGCGGCCGAACGTGACCATCGACGCCGCCAGCCTGTGCCTGAAGTCGGGCAACGCGACCATCCTGCGCGGCGGCTCCGAGGCCATTCATTCCAACCGTGCCATTGCCGCCTGCATCCAGCGCGGCCTGGCCGAAGCCGATTTGCCGGCCGCCGTGGTGCAAGTGGTGGAAACCACCGATCGCGCCGCCGTCGGTGCGCTGATCACCATGCCCGAGTTCGTCGACGTCATCGTGCCTCGCGGCGGCAAGGGCCTGATCGAACGGGTCAGCCGTGATGCTCGCGTGCCAGTGATCAAGCACCTGGACGGCATCTGCCACGTCTACGTCAGCGCCCACGCCGAGCTGCCAAAGGCCCAGCGTATCGCCTTCAACGCCAAGACCTACCGTTATGGCATCTGTGGCGCGATGGAAACCTTGCTGGTGGACCAGGCCGTTGCCCAGGACTTCCTGCCGTCGATGGCCGCCCAGTTCCGCGAAAAAGGCGTCGAGCTGCGCGGTTGCGAGCGCACCCGGGCGATCATCGAGGCGGCGGCCGCCACTGAAGAAGACTGGAACACCGAATACCTGGCGCCGATCCTGTCGATCCGCGTGGTCGACGGGTTGGACCAGGCCATCGAGCACATCAATCGCCACGGCTCGCACCACACCGACGCCATCGTCAGTGAAAACCTGGGTGAAACCCGGCGGTTCGTGGCCGAAGTGGACTCGGCGTCGGTGATGATCAACACCCCGACCTGCTTCGCCGACGGCTTCGAATACGGATTGGGTGCCGAGATCGGCATTTCTACTGATAAGCTGCACGCCCGCGGCCCGGTGGGCCTCGAAGGCCTGACCTGCGAGAAGTACATCGTGGTCGGTGACGGCCAGTTGCGCGGACAGGGGCCGGTCTGA
- a CDS encoding DNA-3-methyladenine glycosylase — MTDSPRPPNALPHAFFDRDAQVLAQDLLGKVIRHKVGDLWLSARIIETEAYYFAEKGSHASLGYTEKRKALFLDGGHIYMYYARGGDSLNFSAQGPGNAVLIKSAYPWVDTVSGPASLAQMLLNNPDAQGRPRASQKLCAGQTLLCKALGLKVPDWDAKRFDPERLLVEDVGVPTVNVIQTTRLGIPLGRDEHLLYRFVDAAYAPWCTRNPLRRGQVEGRDYFLL; from the coding sequence ATGACCGATTCACCTCGTCCGCCAAACGCCCTGCCCCACGCTTTTTTTGACCGTGATGCCCAAGTGCTGGCCCAGGACCTGCTGGGCAAAGTCATTCGCCACAAGGTCGGCGACCTGTGGCTCAGTGCGCGGATCATCGAGACCGAAGCCTATTACTTCGCCGAAAAAGGCAGCCATGCCTCGTTGGGCTATACGGAAAAACGTAAGGCTTTGTTTCTGGATGGCGGGCACATCTATATGTACTACGCCCGGGGTGGCGACTCGCTGAACTTCAGCGCCCAGGGCCCCGGCAATGCGGTGTTGATCAAATCGGCCTACCCCTGGGTCGATACGGTCTCCGGCCCGGCGAGCCTGGCGCAGATGCTGCTGAACAACCCCGACGCCCAGGGCCGCCCGCGCGCGTCGCAGAAACTCTGTGCCGGCCAGACCTTGCTGTGCAAGGCCTTGGGGCTGAAAGTGCCGGACTGGGACGCCAAACGCTTCGACCCCGAGCGCTTGCTGGTGGAGGACGTGGGGGTGCCGACGGTCAACGTGATCCAGACCACCCGCCTGGGCATTCCCCTGGGCCGGGACGAACACTTGCTCTATCGCTTCGTCGACGCCGCCTACGCGCCGTGGTGCACCCGGAACCCGCTGCGTCGTGGGCAGGTCGAAGGGCGCGATTATTTTTTGCTTTGA
- a CDS encoding bifunctional DedA family/phosphatase PAP2 family protein — MGPWLDSITGWLTANPQWLAVAVFIVACVECLAIAGLIVPGTVLLFAIAVLAGSGALSLGETLLLGLLGGLLGDLVSYFLGRHFHQNIRRLPGLRHHPEWMSAAENYFQRYGIASLLVGRFIGPLRPMLPMVAGMCDMPFPRFAAVSLLAATGWTVAYLLPGWATGAAFRLPLPEGFWPQAGVVIGSIAVMIGLSVNSSLRRHRHASALIAGIGLVILIGLFIGFRYLTAFDQGLVALVQEHRSATLDEIAVTFTLIGEFRNMLIFSALLTGLLLLARQWRQAIFAGGTMLLTSLANTGSKHFFARVRPEILTDPLTSYSMPSGHASGAFALFLSLAILAGRGQPPRMRLTWLLLACLPALAIALSRVYLGAHWPSDVVAGAMLAACICAAVLWLSQRQTPLPAMPPKIWWLILPAMVAMFSFFALRHLPHAMLRYAY; from the coding sequence ATGGGCCCATGGCTCGATAGCATCACCGGCTGGCTGACCGCCAACCCGCAATGGCTGGCGGTGGCGGTGTTTATCGTCGCCTGTGTGGAGTGCCTGGCCATCGCCGGGCTGATCGTGCCGGGCACCGTGTTGTTGTTTGCCATCGCGGTGCTGGCCGGCAGCGGGGCGTTGTCCCTCGGTGAAACGCTGTTGCTGGGCCTGCTCGGTGGGTTGCTGGGGGACTTGGTGTCGTATTTCCTCGGCCGGCATTTCCACCAGAACATCCGCCGCCTGCCTGGGCTGCGGCATCATCCGGAATGGATGAGCGCGGCGGAAAACTATTTCCAGCGCTACGGCATCGCCAGTTTGCTGGTGGGCCGTTTTATCGGCCCGCTGCGGCCGATGCTGCCGATGGTGGCCGGGATGTGCGACATGCCGTTCCCGCGCTTCGCCGCTGTCAGCCTGTTGGCCGCGACAGGCTGGACCGTGGCGTATCTGCTGCCAGGCTGGGCCACCGGGGCGGCGTTCCGCCTGCCATTGCCCGAAGGTTTCTGGCCACAGGCCGGCGTCGTCATCGGCAGCATCGCGGTGATGATCGGCTTGAGTGTCAACAGCAGCCTACGTCGCCATCGCCACGCCTCCGCGCTGATCGCCGGCATCGGCCTGGTGATCCTGATCGGGTTGTTCATCGGTTTTCGTTACCTGACGGCGTTCGACCAGGGGCTGGTGGCCCTGGTCCAGGAACACCGCAGCGCAACGCTGGACGAGATCGCCGTGACCTTCACGCTGATCGGCGAATTCCGCAACATGCTGATTTTCAGCGCCCTGCTGACCGGCCTGCTGCTGTTGGCGCGTCAATGGCGCCAGGCTATCTTTGCCGGTGGCACGATGTTGCTGACCTCCCTGGCCAATACCGGCAGCAAGCATTTCTTCGCCCGCGTGCGCCCGGAAATCCTCACCGACCCACTGACCAGCTACAGCATGCCCAGCGGCCATGCCTCCGGTGCATTCGCGCTGTTCCTGAGCCTCGCCATCCTGGCCGGTCGCGGACAACCACCGCGCATGCGCCTGACCTGGTTGTTGCTGGCCTGTCTGCCGGCGCTGGCCATTGCCCTGTCGCGGGTGTATCTGGGGGCCCATTGGCCGAGCGACGTCGTCGCCGGGGCCATGCTCGCCGCCTGCATCTGCGCCGCCGTGTTGTGGTTGAGCCAGCGCCAGACACCGCTGCCGGCCATGCCGCCGAAAATCTGGTGGTTGATTCTGCCGGCGATGGTGGCGATGTTCAGCTTCTTTGCGTTGCGGCACCTGCCCCATGCGATGTTGCGGTATGCCTATTGA
- a CDS encoding LON peptidase substrate-binding domain-containing protein, whose product MSLPLFPLNTVLFPGCILDLQIFEARYLDMIGRCMKKGEGFGVVCILDGEEVGIAPDGYARVGCEARITDFSQQDNGLLGIRVQGGRRFIVHGSSVQPDQLTVAEVEWLEDEPEQPLQDEDADLVALLKALAEHPMVEALNMGTEATGQQSLANQLAYLLPFNELDKIDLLQLDDPQQRLDAIQALLDELQGELFA is encoded by the coding sequence ATGAGCTTGCCGCTTTTCCCGTTGAACACCGTACTGTTCCCCGGTTGCATCCTCGATTTGCAGATTTTCGAGGCGCGCTACCTCGACATGATCGGTCGCTGCATGAAAAAGGGCGAAGGGTTCGGGGTGGTGTGCATCCTCGATGGCGAGGAAGTCGGCATCGCGCCTGACGGTTACGCGCGGGTCGGTTGTGAAGCACGCATCACCGATTTCTCCCAGCAGGACAACGGCCTGCTGGGCATTCGTGTGCAGGGTGGACGGCGCTTTATCGTGCACGGCAGCAGCGTCCAGCCGGATCAATTGACGGTCGCTGAAGTCGAGTGGCTCGAAGATGAACCGGAACAACCGCTACAGGACGAAGATGCCGACCTGGTGGCCTTGCTCAAGGCCCTGGCCGAGCACCCGATGGTCGAGGCGCTGAACATGGGCACCGAAGCGACCGGCCAGCAATCGCTGGCCAATCAACTGGCCTACCTGCTGCCGTTCAATGAACTGGACAAGATCGACCTGCTGCAACTCGATGACCCCCAGCAGCGCCTGGATGCGATCCAGGCTTTGCTCGATGAGTTGCAGGGCGAGCTGTTTGCCTGA
- a CDS encoding LrgB family protein codes for MMLDWQGAWSSVIHHPLFGIGITLGAYQLVLAAFEKTRWVFLQPVLMSMVLLIGVLVGCGISYAEYRKSTEILSILLGPATVALAVPLYLNLRRIRQLFWPIFTTLVIGGVFATGSAVVLGWAFGAEHMILMTMAPKSVTSPIAMLVAEQIGGVAAMAAVFVLITGVLGAILGPSILNRLGVHSPEARGMALGLTAHAVGTSVALQESEEAGAFAALAMSLMGVATAVLLPLVVSMTV; via the coding sequence ATGATGCTCGACTGGCAGGGCGCCTGGAGTTCGGTGATCCATCATCCGTTGTTCGGCATCGGCATTACCCTGGGCGCCTATCAACTGGTGTTGGCGGCGTTCGAAAAGACCCGCTGGGTGTTCCTGCAACCGGTGCTGATGTCGATGGTGCTGTTGATCGGCGTGCTGGTCGGTTGTGGCATCAGCTACGCCGAATACCGCAAGAGCACCGAGATCCTCAGCATTCTGCTGGGCCCGGCCACGGTCGCCCTGGCGGTGCCGTTGTATTTGAACCTGCGGCGGATCCGGCAATTGTTCTGGCCGATTTTTACTACGCTGGTGATAGGCGGGGTGTTCGCCACCGGCTCTGCGGTGGTGCTGGGCTGGGCGTTTGGCGCCGAGCATATGATTCTGATGACCATGGCGCCCAAGTCGGTGACGTCGCCGATTGCCATGCTGGTGGCCGAGCAGATCGGTGGCGTGGCGGCCATGGCGGCGGTGTTTGTGTTGATTACCGGCGTACTCGGGGCGATCCTCGGTCCGAGCATTCTGAACCGGTTGGGTGTCCATAGCCCGGAGGCCCGGGGGATGGCCCTGGGGCTGACGGCCCATGCGGTGGGCACGTCGGTGGCGTTGCAGGAAAGCGAAGAGGCCGGTGCCTTTGCGGCGCTGGCGATGAGTCTGATGGGCGTGGCCACGGCGGTGTTGCTGCCGTTGGTGGTGTCGATGACGGTCTAA
- a CDS encoding CidA/LrgA family protein, producing the protein MLLRGLTWLVLFQLLGTAINHLFLPVLPGPIIGLLLLLGYLILRGEVGEPLNLAAGSLLRYLPLLLVPPAVGVMVYARDIAADFWAIVGSLVLSLVLSMAFTGVLMQRLARRHAPTPEDGQ; encoded by the coding sequence ATGTTGCTACGGGGCCTGACCTGGCTGGTGCTGTTCCAATTGCTGGGCACAGCGATCAATCATTTGTTCTTGCCGGTGCTGCCGGGGCCGATCATTGGCCTGCTGCTGTTGCTGGGTTATCTGATCCTGCGCGGCGAAGTCGGCGAGCCATTGAACCTGGCCGCCGGCAGCCTGCTGCGTTACCTGCCGTTGCTGCTGGTGCCGCCGGCGGTGGGGGTGATGGTGTACGCCCGGGACATTGCCGCCGATTTCTGGGCCATCGTCGGTTCGCTGGTGTTGTCGCTGGTGCTGTCCATGGCGTTTACCGGTGTGCTGATGCAGCGCCTGGCCCGGCGTCACGCGCCCACGCCGGAGGACGGCCAATGA
- a CDS encoding MaoC family dehydratase: MPYVPVAALKDYVGKELGRSDWLTIDQDRINLFAEATGDFQFIHVDPVKAAQTPFGSTIAHGFLSLSLMPKLMEDILILPEGVKMVVNYGLDSVRFIQPVKVDSKVRLKVDLVDATEKKPGQWLLKATATLEIEGSDKPAYIAEPLSLCFV; the protein is encoded by the coding sequence ATGCCCTATGTGCCCGTTGCAGCGCTCAAGGATTACGTCGGCAAGGAACTTGGACGTTCCGATTGGCTGACCATCGATCAGGACCGTATCAACCTGTTCGCCGAAGCCACTGGCGACTTTCAGTTCATCCACGTCGACCCGGTCAAGGCCGCGCAGACCCCGTTCGGCAGCACCATTGCCCACGGTTTCCTGTCGCTGTCGCTGATGCCCAAGCTGATGGAAGACATCCTGATCTTGCCCGAGGGCGTGAAAATGGTCGTCAACTACGGTCTGGACAGCGTGCGTTTCATCCAACCGGTGAAGGTTGATTCCAAGGTCCGGCTCAAGGTTGACCTGGTGGACGCCACCGAGAAAAAGCCCGGCCAATGGCTGCTCAAGGCCACCGCCACGCTGGAAATCGAAGGCTCGGACAAACCGGCCTACATCGCCGAGCCCCTGTCGCTCTGCTTCGTGTAA
- a CDS encoding C13 family peptidase, giving the protein MRLLVPLALTLLLTACGDGESLLPTDARLPDGGRYRGDLVDGLLQGQGRIDYPNGSWYAGQFDKGQWHGNGEWHGSNGEVYRGQFQNGLFQGQGSLTTPTSSYTGGFKQGRRDGEGTLKENGMTYRGEFKADKYSGLGRLELDDGSQYQGPFTNGKPNGEGQRFDASGNQFTGHFVDGQLQGKGTFNSADGDVYVGGFKNNQLNGRGRYENADGDVWIGQFKEGALIGKGELIGADGSHYLGQFSDWRFTGQGRLNLPDGSFYIGQFESDSYHGRGTLVLTDGTVQSGTWAKGQRVRDADGRLLPDVLELGLLAQGRLLEDALANIPASTPAVELYSLTLGGDGKQSVFLRESDYVANMLASRFGAFGQIRLVNHRDHLGDRPMASRESLRRAAATLAERSGPEDLIFIYLTSHGTSEHELVLDQPRMELADLPADELAVVLAPLKNRDKIVVISACYSGGFIPALKDERTLIMTASRADRVSFGCSEEANFTYFGDALFAQALNQTDDLEQAFKRAKATVAEREQADNFEASEPQMWAPRTVLSHWQLLRKQQARKALQSAALNDEAIKSN; this is encoded by the coding sequence ATGCGCTTACTTGTCCCCCTGGCTCTGACCCTATTGCTGACCGCTTGCGGTGATGGCGAATCGCTGCTGCCCACCGATGCACGCCTGCCCGACGGCGGACGTTATCGCGGCGACCTGGTGGACGGCCTGCTGCAAGGCCAGGGGCGCATCGATTACCCCAACGGCAGCTGGTACGCCGGGCAGTTCGATAAAGGCCAGTGGCACGGCAACGGTGAATGGCATGGCAGCAATGGCGAGGTCTATCGCGGCCAGTTCCAGAACGGCCTGTTTCAGGGCCAAGGCAGCCTGACCACGCCGACCAGCAGCTACACCGGCGGCTTCAAGCAAGGCCGACGGGACGGTGAAGGGACCCTGAAAGAAAACGGCATGACCTACCGCGGCGAGTTCAAGGCCGATAAGTATTCCGGCCTCGGGCGCCTGGAGCTCGACGACGGCAGCCAGTACCAGGGCCCGTTCACCAACGGCAAGCCCAACGGTGAAGGCCAGCGCTTCGATGCCAGCGGCAACCAGTTCACCGGTCACTTCGTCGATGGTCAACTGCAAGGCAAGGGCACCTTCAACAGTGCCGATGGCGATGTCTATGTCGGTGGCTTCAAGAACAACCAGCTCAACGGTCGCGGTCGCTATGAAAACGCCGACGGCGATGTCTGGATCGGCCAGTTCAAGGAAGGCGCGCTGATCGGCAAGGGCGAACTGATCGGCGCCGATGGCAGTCATTACCTCGGTCAATTCAGCGACTGGCGCTTTACCGGCCAGGGCCGCCTGAACTTGCCCGACGGCAGTTTCTACATCGGCCAGTTCGAAAGCGACAGCTATCACGGCCGCGGCACCCTGGTGCTGACCGACGGCACTGTGCAAAGCGGCACCTGGGCCAAGGGCCAGCGGGTGCGCGATGCGGACGGCCGGCTGCTGCCGGATGTGCTCGAACTCGGCCTGCTGGCCCAGGGTCGCCTGCTGGAGGATGCCCTGGCCAATATCCCGGCTTCTACACCGGCGGTGGAGTTGTACAGCCTGACCCTCGGCGGCGATGGCAAGCAAAGCGTGTTCCTGCGTGAATCCGACTATGTCGCCAACATGCTCGCCAGCCGTTTCGGCGCGTTCGGGCAGATTCGCCTGGTGAACCACCGCGATCACCTCGGCGACCGGCCCATGGCCAGCCGCGAAAGCCTGCGCCGCGCCGCCGCGACCCTGGCTGAGCGCAGCGGCCCGGAAGACCTGATCTTCATCTACCTCACCAGCCACGGCACCAGCGAGCATGAACTGGTGCTCGACCAGCCGCGCATGGAACTGGCGGACCTGCCCGCCGATGAACTGGCCGTGGTGCTGGCACCGCTGAAGAACCGCGACAAGATCGTGGTGATCTCGGCGTGCTACTCCGGCGGTTTCATCCCGGCGCTCAAGGATGAACGCACGCTGATCATGACCGCGTCCCGGGCCGACCGGGTGTCCTTCGGTTGTTCCGAGGAGGCCAATTTCACCTATTTCGGCGATGCCCTGTTCGCCCAGGCATTGAACCAGACCGACGACCTGGAGCAAGCCTTCAAACGGGCCAAGGCCACCGTCGCCGAACGGGAGCAGGCGGACAATTTCGAAGCCTCCGAACCGCAGATGTGGGCGCCCAGGACCGTCCTTTCCCACTGGCAGCTGCTGCGCAAACAACAAGCGCGAAAAGCATTGCAAAGTGCTGCATTGAACGACGAGGCCATAAAGAGCAACTAA
- a CDS encoding oxidoreductase: MYLTPQHVLLAGATGLTGEHLLDRLLNEPTITRVLAPTRRPLAEHPHLENPVGEPAEVLPRLSGQVDIAFCCLGTTIKQAGSEQAFRAVDLDLVVAFAKRARELGARHLIVISALGADAKSSIFYNRVKGEMEAALKAQDWPQLTLCRPSLLLGDRVEPRLAEQLAGPLSRLIPGKYHGIEACQLARAMWRLALEEQNGVRVVESDELRKLGK; this comes from the coding sequence ATGTACTTGACGCCTCAGCATGTTTTGCTCGCCGGAGCCACCGGGTTGACTGGTGAACACTTGCTTGATCGGCTGCTCAACGAGCCGACCATCACCCGGGTCCTGGCACCCACTCGCCGGCCACTGGCCGAGCATCCACACCTGGAAAACCCGGTCGGAGAGCCGGCCGAGGTGTTGCCTCGGCTCAGTGGCCAGGTGGACATCGCCTTTTGCTGCCTCGGCACCACCATCAAGCAGGCCGGCTCCGAACAAGCTTTTCGCGCGGTAGACCTGGACCTGGTCGTGGCGTTTGCCAAGCGCGCCCGGGAATTGGGCGCACGGCACCTGATCGTGATCAGCGCCCTGGGGGCCGACGCAAAGTCATCGATCTTCTACAACCGGGTCAAAGGCGAAATGGAAGCCGCGCTCAAGGCCCAGGACTGGCCGCAACTGACCCTGTGCCGGCCTTCCCTGCTGCTGGGCGACCGCGTCGAACCACGCCTGGCCGAGCAACTGGCCGGACCGTTGTCGAGGCTGATCCCAGGCAAATACCACGGCATCGAAGCCTGCCAACTGGCCCGCGCCATGTGGCGCCTGGCGCTGGAAGAGCAGAATGGGGTGCGGGTGGTGGAGTCGGATGAGTTGCGTAAGCTCGGCAAATAA